From the genome of Planctomycetia bacterium, one region includes:
- a CDS encoding fasciclin domain-containing protein, giving the protein MIRYTIGMLALGLIVATTVAAARVDNETIVATAAGNKNFSTLVAAVKAAELVDVLNSDGPFTVFAPTNAAFEKLGEDTIKAVLADKPKLTGILKAHVVKGNVMAADVVKLDGEMVETLNGKFPIKVKDGQVWIGDAKVVKTDIKCRNGVIHVIDTVILPKS; this is encoded by the coding sequence ATGATTCGTTACACCATTGGTATGCTGGCTTTAGGCCTGATTGTTGCAACTACTGTTGCTGCTGCTCGCGTCGACAATGAGACTATCGTAGCTACTGCTGCTGGCAACAAGAATTTCAGCACACTGGTCGCTGCTGTCAAAGCTGCTGAACTCGTCGATGTTCTTAATAGTGATGGCCCATTCACAGTCTTCGCCCCCACTAACGCTGCTTTCGAAAAGCTGGGTGAAGATACGATCAAGGCCGTTCTCGCTGATAAGCCCAAGCTGACTGGCATTCTTAAAGCACACGTTGTCAAAGGCAATGTCATGGCCGCTGACGTCGTCAAACTCGATGGCGAAATGGTTGAAACCCTCAATGGCAAGTTCCCCATCAAGGTCAAAGATGGTCAGGTCTGGATTGGTGACGCCAAGGTTGTTAAGACCGATATCAAGTGCCGCAACGGCGTCATTCACGTAATTGACACTGTAATTCTGCCCAAGAGCTAA
- a CDS encoding anti-sigma factor: MQEKYTPLEHIQALLADRALQGADPAEQAGIDCLLQHHPDLSQESFELTAAALDMAYSTTEHDPIPAHLLSKLQTQGEAIAADNSQRKRVEPMVTAVGKPMTGSRLKWSQALGYAGWVAAATLLVAFFIPKPDISNESAYLNLKQKGALEVRGQAGPGDEKKQIAGEVLWDDNLQTGYMKLRGMPVNDPGKSQYQLWIFDSKPFSKENPTDGGVFDVNKDGELIIPIKANLKVTKPELFAITVEQPGGVMVSKREKIVFMASVSK; the protein is encoded by the coding sequence ATGCAAGAAAAATACACTCCTCTGGAACATATACAGGCACTGCTGGCTGACCGGGCTTTGCAGGGTGCTGATCCTGCCGAACAGGCCGGGATTGACTGCCTGCTTCAACACCACCCTGATCTCAGTCAGGAAAGTTTTGAACTCACCGCTGCTGCACTCGATATGGCTTACTCAACCACCGAGCATGACCCCATTCCTGCTCACCTGCTGAGCAAACTTCAGACGCAGGGTGAAGCGATCGCTGCAGATAACTCGCAGCGCAAGCGTGTGGAACCGATGGTCACTGCCGTCGGCAAACCGATGACTGGCTCGCGATTGAAATGGTCGCAGGCTCTGGGTTACGCAGGCTGGGTGGCTGCAGCAACACTCCTGGTAGCATTCTTCATCCCCAAGCCTGATATCAGTAACGAGTCAGCTTACCTCAACTTGAAGCAAAAGGGCGCCCTGGAAGTGAGAGGGCAGGCTGGTCCCGGTGATGAGAAGAAGCAGATCGCCGGTGAAGTGCTCTGGGATGACAATCTACAGACAGGCTACATGAAACTTCGGGGCATGCCAGTAAACGATCCCGGTAAATCGCAATATCAGCTCTGGATTTTCGATTCCAAACCTTTCTCCAAGGAAAATCCGACTGATGGTGGCGTATTTGATGTGAACAAGGATGGCGAATTGATTATCCCCATCAAGGCGAATCTGAAGGTAACCAAGCCTGAGTTGTTTGCCATCACCGTGGAACAGCCTGGTGGCGTGATGGTATCCAAACGCGAAAAGATTGTGTTTATGGCTTCGGTTTCGAAGTAA
- a CDS encoding DUF1295 domain-containing protein, with protein MELPSLLLINALLVSGWLFLFWLMSIPLRNVAIVDIAWGMGFVLISWCSAWCTSHEGINRWLLPVLVTLWGLRLSLYLLWRNHNKPEDKRYRAMREHRGQTFVYSSLWIVFGLQALLIWIVSLPVQFGIFHASPEWSVLHIIGVVLWLIGFLFETVGDYQLARFLATRENNQEVMDRGLWKYTRHPNYFGDFLAWWGFYFISLAGVAEFVWWTVIGPVIMSILLMRVSGVTLLEQTLRQSRPSYDAYCRRTSSFFPWFPRTGIE; from the coding sequence ATGGAATTACCCAGCCTGCTGTTGATCAATGCGTTACTGGTTTCCGGCTGGCTGTTTCTGTTCTGGCTGATGAGCATCCCCCTTCGCAACGTCGCTATTGTTGACATTGCCTGGGGCATGGGGTTTGTGCTGATCAGCTGGTGCTCAGCATGGTGTACTTCACACGAAGGCATCAATCGCTGGCTGCTGCCTGTCCTGGTGACGCTTTGGGGGTTGCGGCTGAGCCTCTATCTCTTATGGCGAAATCACAACAAGCCGGAAGACAAGCGTTACCGAGCCATGCGGGAACATCGGGGCCAGACATTTGTCTATTCCAGTCTCTGGATCGTGTTTGGTCTGCAGGCGCTGCTCATCTGGATAGTCTCGTTGCCGGTGCAGTTTGGTATTTTTCATGCATCCCCAGAGTGGTCTGTTCTGCATATCATCGGAGTCGTGTTGTGGTTGATCGGTTTTCTTTTTGAAACGGTGGGCGATTATCAACTGGCCCGTTTTCTGGCGACACGGGAAAACAATCAGGAGGTGATGGATCGGGGATTGTGGAAATACACCAGACATCCCAACTACTTTGGTGATTTTCTGGCCTGGTGGGGCTTTTACTTCATCAGCCTGGCTGGAGTTGCCGAGTTCGTCTGGTGGACAGTCATCGGGCCGGTGATCATGTCGATTCTACTAATGCGGGTTTCGGGCGTGACGCTGCTGGAACAGACGCTGCGACAAAGCCGCCCGTCTTATGATGCCTATTGCCGACGCACCAGCAGTTTTTTTCCGTGGTTTCCGCGGACGGGGATTGAGTGA
- the uvsE gene encoding UV DNA damage repair endonuclease UvsE has product MIRLGLCCCFSDEPIRFSTTTAAAISRLARQAALEKLGNLALANAHSLIAALSYCSENGIGCFRVLSQILPLKTHPTHGYEIADLPQGKEIKLLFLQAGAFAGKLGIRTCFHPDQFVVLNSPKPEVVNASIRELEYQAEVAEWIGADVINIHGGGAFGDKPRALDAFAQCLQRLSPAVRKRLTLENDDRIYSPSDLLPLCQSYQIPLVYDVHHHRCHPDNLRVEEATKQAIATWNREPLFHISSPCEGWKGPKPQRHHDYINISDFPRCWLKHNLTVEVEARAKEKAVLKLSSQLTVRKIQVATH; this is encoded by the coding sequence ATGATTCGCCTGGGCTTATGCTGTTGTTTCTCTGATGAGCCTATACGCTTCTCCACGACAACTGCTGCTGCCATCAGTCGACTGGCACGCCAGGCGGCACTGGAGAAACTGGGCAATCTGGCTCTTGCTAATGCCCACTCACTGATCGCCGCTCTCAGCTATTGCAGCGAAAATGGAATCGGTTGTTTCCGTGTGCTGAGCCAGATACTTCCACTCAAAACACATCCGACACATGGTTATGAAATTGCCGATCTCCCGCAGGGCAAGGAGATCAAATTGCTGTTTCTGCAGGCTGGTGCTTTCGCAGGTAAGTTGGGCATCAGAACCTGCTTTCATCCCGATCAGTTCGTCGTTCTGAACTCGCCTAAACCCGAAGTGGTGAATGCTTCCATTCGTGAACTGGAATACCAGGCTGAAGTAGCAGAGTGGATTGGCGCTGATGTCATCAACATTCACGGCGGCGGTGCGTTTGGCGACAAGCCCAGGGCGCTCGATGCATTCGCCCAATGCCTGCAGCGACTTTCCCCTGCAGTCAGAAAACGCTTAACTCTGGAGAACGATGACAGGATCTATTCTCCTTCTGACCTTCTGCCTCTGTGTCAGTCGTATCAGATTCCACTCGTGTACGATGTTCATCACCATCGCTGTCACCCCGATAACCTACGTGTGGAGGAGGCTACCAAACAGGCGATTGCCACCTGGAATCGGGAACCCTTGTTCCACATTTCCTCACCCTGTGAAGGATGGAAGGGACCAAAGCCACAGCGCCATCACGACTATATCAACATCAGCGATTTTCCTCGCTGCTGGCTGAAACATAACCTGACCGTTGAAGTGGAAGCCCGTGCCAAGGAGAAAGCTGTTCTGAAATTAAGCAGCCAGCTTACTGTGAGGAAAATCCAAGTCGCTACTCACTGA
- a CDS encoding TlpA family protein disulfide reductase, protein MYDALFLYQEARVISMLLLMLAVCSFPVETPQYKLEPGLELNYQATYQIPADEKNKQQAREHHTAWQIYVLKKNPDGSYQVVLLSQMGTEPNIQHESRRVDLFPDGRVKQESEPLNSFMPLLLPPLAGPGEKEWIMKLPRDSVTSRFTVLPSTGDKYLFREERTGGILTIYDAMGTFDYTFDPAQGCITSITGKRKPCDDPDHVPYQHSSSTNATYTVLLKKRHVHPADRLQQIIRESDLYFTLKDDNLKNYVSARQKPVEEAKKMMEAMAARWEKAKADFTIPGYVGQVENGIKNGKNYVRWVTQDAQRWSELIGKPVPAWEARDFEGQTYSSESLKGKVVILDFWYRGCLWCLRAMPQVNELASDFKNQPVVIIGVNIDENPEDARLVIRRFKLNYPNLDFNKVMKQSEKHHPLLTCTFGYPTLLVIDPQGKLVDIHAGYSATLREEVTASIKRAMGK, encoded by the coding sequence TTGTACGATGCATTGTTCCTCTATCAGGAAGCCAGGGTCATATCGATGCTCCTTCTGATGCTTGCCGTCTGCAGTTTTCCAGTTGAAACGCCTCAGTACAAGCTCGAACCAGGGCTGGAACTGAACTACCAGGCAACCTACCAGATTCCCGCGGATGAAAAGAACAAACAGCAGGCCAGGGAGCATCACACCGCCTGGCAGATTTACGTGCTGAAGAAGAACCCGGACGGAAGTTATCAGGTGGTCCTTCTCTCGCAGATGGGAACTGAACCGAACATCCAACATGAAAGTCGCCGAGTTGATCTTTTCCCCGATGGCCGGGTGAAGCAGGAATCCGAACCGCTGAATTCCTTCATGCCATTGCTTCTGCCACCGCTGGCTGGCCCGGGTGAAAAAGAGTGGATTATGAAACTGCCTCGCGACAGTGTCACTTCGCGGTTTACAGTCCTGCCCTCCACCGGCGATAAGTACCTGTTTCGAGAAGAGCGAACGGGCGGCATCCTTACGATCTACGATGCGATGGGCACCTTCGATTACACCTTCGATCCTGCACAGGGCTGCATTACTTCGATTACAGGCAAGCGCAAACCCTGCGATGATCCTGATCATGTGCCTTACCAGCACAGTTCCAGCACGAATGCAACCTACACGGTGCTACTGAAGAAACGGCACGTGCATCCGGCAGATCGGCTGCAGCAAATCATCCGGGAAAGTGATCTGTACTTCACCTTGAAGGATGACAACCTGAAAAACTATGTCTCAGCACGACAGAAACCAGTGGAAGAAGCCAAAAAGATGATGGAAGCCATGGCTGCACGCTGGGAAAAAGCCAAGGCGGATTTTACCATTCCCGGCTATGTGGGGCAGGTGGAAAATGGCATCAAGAATGGAAAGAATTATGTTCGGTGGGTCACACAGGATGCCCAACGCTGGTCAGAACTGATCGGCAAACCGGTGCCCGCGTGGGAAGCACGGGATTTCGAAGGTCAGACCTATTCCTCGGAATCGCTCAAGGGCAAAGTAGTCATTCTTGATTTCTGGTACCGAGGCTGCCTGTGGTGCTTGCGGGCGATGCCTCAGGTCAACGAGCTGGCGTCTGACTTCAAAAATCAGCCCGTGGTCATAATCGGAGTGAATATTGATGAAAATCCCGAGGATGCCCGATTGGTTATCCGCCGGTTTAAATTGAATTATCCCAACCTTGATTTCAACAAGGTCATGAAACAATCGGAGAAACACCATCCACTGCTGACCTGTACGTTTGGTTACCCCACGCTGCTGGTGATTGATCCGCAAGGCAAACTGGTTGACATCCATGCAGGCTATTCTGCAACACTGCGGGAAGAGGTGACTGCTTCGATCAAACGGGCGATGGGGAAATAG
- a CDS encoding sigma-70 family RNA polymerase sigma factor — protein MVVNPLLPRIARGEQSAVAECLSRYGGMVWSLARRFLGDATEAEDAVQDIFVELWKNADRYNSALSSEATFITMVARRRLIDRRRKLGRRAEHVTLPESVPEPQSGSVSTRMEIADEAAKAIAALSELRPEQQEVLKLAVYHGMTHEQIALSTGLPLGTVKTHARRGLMRLRELLGMHRAGMLSPLPNPALAGGL, from the coding sequence ATGGTAGTCAATCCGTTACTTCCACGAATAGCCCGAGGAGAACAATCTGCAGTGGCAGAGTGTCTTTCGCGTTATGGTGGAATGGTGTGGTCGCTGGCCCGCCGCTTTCTGGGCGATGCGACTGAAGCGGAAGACGCCGTCCAGGACATCTTTGTTGAACTGTGGAAAAACGCAGATCGATACAACTCGGCATTATCCAGTGAAGCAACGTTTATCACGATGGTAGCTCGACGTCGGTTGATTGATCGTCGGCGGAAACTGGGTCGCCGGGCAGAACATGTGACACTACCCGAATCGGTCCCCGAGCCACAATCAGGTTCGGTGAGCACGAGAATGGAAATCGCGGATGAAGCAGCCAAGGCCATTGCTGCCTTGTCGGAATTACGTCCCGAACAACAAGAGGTACTGAAACTGGCCGTTTATCATGGGATGACCCATGAACAGATTGCCCTGTCAACCGGATTGCCGCTGGGAACGGTGAAAACCCATGCCCGGCGAGGCTTGATGCGATTGAGAGAACTTCTGGGAATGCACCGCGCTGGCATGCTTTCCCCTTTGCCTAACCCTGCTCTGGCGGGAGGGCTTTAA
- a CDS encoding class I SAM-dependent methyltransferase: protein MTTLNSPGQLSRPTSISQATGNIKPVSWYERQLRHRIVRLFDQLPGDLALIFQDGDGQHELGNPLRASHVGSITVHDPSLYRMMVWQGSLGACEAYLQGKWTTPDLFKTLCLFSRIFDTINAMDTGSAWWFNRLQKLLESLRFNSRKGSRKNIAGHYDLSNQFFALFLDSTMMYSSACYDEPDMTLEDASRNKLRKMCRKLQLESNDHLLEIGTGWGGMAIHAARETGCRVTTTTISSAQHQFASQRIREAGLEDRIKLLQQDYRDLRGSFDKLVSIEMIEAVGQKYLVDYFRCCDRLLKPGGRMVIQAIVIPEQREAVYARSVDFIQRYIFPGSFLPSIAQLQHAVGAATRLRMVQLQDYTPSYVLTLREWRKRFHAQLAEVRQLGFDERFIRMWDFYLASCEAVFHERAAGLVQIEWVKQ, encoded by the coding sequence ATGACTACGCTCAACAGCCCCGGACAGCTTTCACGCCCAACAAGCATCAGCCAGGCAACCGGCAACATCAAGCCGGTAAGCTGGTATGAAAGGCAACTGCGCCATCGCATCGTGCGACTATTTGATCAGTTGCCCGGCGATCTGGCATTGATCTTCCAGGATGGCGATGGCCAGCATGAGCTCGGCAACCCGTTGCGTGCCAGCCATGTTGGTTCCATCACCGTGCATGATCCCAGTCTGTATCGCATGATGGTCTGGCAGGGAAGTCTGGGTGCCTGCGAAGCGTATCTGCAAGGCAAGTGGACGACACCGGACCTGTTCAAAACGCTGTGTCTGTTTTCACGCATTTTCGATACCATCAATGCCATGGACACCGGCTCAGCCTGGTGGTTCAATCGCCTGCAGAAACTGCTCGAAAGCCTCCGCTTCAATTCCAGAAAAGGCAGCAGGAAGAACATTGCCGGACATTATGATCTGAGCAATCAGTTTTTCGCCTTGTTCCTGGACAGTACCATGATGTACTCCAGTGCCTGCTATGACGAGCCGGATATGACGCTGGAAGATGCCTCAAGGAACAAACTTCGCAAGATGTGCCGTAAGCTGCAACTGGAATCTAATGATCACTTGCTGGAGATCGGAACAGGCTGGGGTGGCATGGCGATCCATGCTGCACGCGAGACAGGTTGCCGTGTTACCACGACAACGATTTCCAGTGCACAGCATCAGTTTGCGTCACAACGTATACGTGAAGCAGGTCTGGAAGATCGCATCAAACTGCTGCAGCAGGATTATCGTGACTTGCGGGGTTCTTTCGACAAACTGGTTTCCATCGAAATGATTGAAGCGGTTGGCCAGAAGTATCTGGTCGATTATTTCCGCTGCTGTGATCGTCTGCTCAAGCCGGGCGGACGCATGGTCATCCAGGCAATTGTCATTCCGGAACAACGTGAAGCAGTCTACGCCCGATCCGTTGATTTCATTCAACGGTATATTTTCCCCGGCAGTTTTCTTCCCTCCATCGCCCAGTTACAGCATGCTGTGGGAGCAGCGACCCGCCTGCGCATGGTGCAACTGCAGGATTACACTCCGAGCTATGTCTTGACTCTCCGAGAATGGCGGAAGCGCTTTCATGCCCAGCTTGCGGAAGTCAGGCAACTCGGCTTTGATGAGCGGTTCATCCGCATGTGGGATTTCTATCTTGCCAGTTGCGAAGCGGTCTTTCACGAACGGGCCGCCGGGCTCGTCCAGATTGAGTGGGTCAAGCAGTGA
- a CDS encoding PQQ-binding-like beta-propeller repeat protein, protein MFLTISSAMTQEPATWPQWRGPTRDGMASGNFTWPDTLQGNVLEKLWRVELGPSYSGPIIAGEKVFITETLNKKTETTRALDRKTGKILWSREWAGAMTVPFFARANGDWIRSTPTLDGDSLYVAGMRDVLVCLDVNTGSERWRVDFVKELNTPLPDFGFVCSPLVVGDHVYVQAGGGFVKLEKKTGKILWRTLQDGGGMMGSAFSSPIFCTLNQKPQLLVQTRTKLASVEPETGKVNWSQEIPAFRGMNILPPTLVGDAIFTASHSGGAFLFRAAASNNAVQEVWKKRYEGYMSSPIVIGDYAYLHMKNQRFSCIDIKTGNPTWTTTKTFGKYWSMVAAKDKMLALDERGDLLLIKANPEKFELLDTRKVSEQECWAHLAVCGDEIYIRDLQGITAYRWKSPTAAASK, encoded by the coding sequence ATGTTTTTAACAATATCAAGTGCGATGACCCAGGAACCTGCGACCTGGCCGCAGTGGCGTGGTCCCACTCGTGATGGCATGGCTTCGGGTAACTTTACCTGGCCTGATACTCTGCAGGGCAACGTACTTGAAAAACTCTGGCGGGTTGAACTGGGGCCAAGTTACTCTGGCCCAATCATTGCTGGAGAGAAGGTCTTTATCACCGAGACACTGAATAAGAAGACCGAAACAACCCGTGCTCTCGACAGAAAAACAGGCAAGATTCTCTGGTCGCGGGAATGGGCAGGAGCCATGACGGTTCCCTTTTTTGCACGTGCCAATGGCGACTGGATTCGCAGTACACCCACCCTTGACGGTGACTCTCTCTATGTAGCTGGCATGCGCGATGTGCTGGTCTGTCTTGATGTCAACACTGGTAGCGAACGCTGGCGAGTTGATTTTGTCAAGGAATTGAATACTCCATTGCCTGACTTCGGCTTCGTTTGTTCTCCACTCGTTGTAGGCGATCATGTTTACGTGCAGGCAGGCGGTGGCTTCGTCAAACTCGAGAAAAAAACCGGAAAAATCCTCTGGCGCACGCTCCAGGATGGCGGTGGCATGATGGGTAGCGCCTTCTCATCGCCCATCTTCTGTACGCTGAATCAAAAGCCTCAGTTGCTGGTACAGACACGTACCAAACTGGCATCGGTGGAGCCGGAGACCGGCAAAGTCAATTGGTCACAGGAAATCCCCGCTTTCCGAGGCATGAATATCCTGCCACCTACACTGGTGGGTGATGCGATCTTCACCGCGAGTCATTCAGGCGGAGCTTTTCTGTTTCGTGCCGCTGCCAGCAACAATGCCGTTCAGGAAGTCTGGAAAAAACGATATGAAGGATACATGTCTTCACCAATCGTTATTGGTGATTACGCTTATCTGCACATGAAAAACCAGCGCTTCAGTTGCATTGATATTAAAACCGGCAATCCGACCTGGACGACCACCAAGACATTTGGCAAATACTGGAGCATGGTCGCCGCCAAGGACAAAATGCTGGCTCTCGATGAACGGGGCGATCTGCTGCTCATCAAGGCAAACCCGGAAAAGTTTGAACTGCTCGATACTCGAAAGGTATCTGAACAGGAATGCTGGGCCCATCTGGCTGTCTGCGGTGATGAAATCTATATTCGCGATCTCCAGGGTATTACCGCCTATCGCTGGAAATCGCCTACCGCAGCAGCAAGCAAATGA
- a CDS encoding class I SAM-dependent methyltransferase, with protein sequence MSTLFRTGLKLAETGWLPDFLIRWGIRRVAGKRLQQIEQSSCEKLQEEFNEFLQMCRSSPLAAAPVESNQQHYEVPTEFFRWVLGKHRKYSSCFWNASTTTLDEAEALALQITCERAELADGQSILELGCGWGSLSLWMAEHYPRSQITVVSHSRTQKKYIEETAEARGLTNLTVICSDINDLRLDQSFDRIVSVEMFEHLRNHQQLFHQLSHWLNEAGKVFIHVFCQAQQPALYESHGPKDWITDYFFTGGMMPSDHLFVYYQDDLRLLRHWRWSGTHYQRTSDAWLQNLDQRHSEVMPILEQTYGQAQARLWLQRWRMFFMACAETFGYQSGNQWWVAHYLFEKR encoded by the coding sequence GTGAGCACGCTGTTTCGCACCGGACTGAAACTGGCAGAAACAGGCTGGCTGCCTGATTTTCTGATCCGCTGGGGGATTCGCCGCGTTGCCGGCAAAAGGTTGCAACAGATTGAGCAGAGTTCCTGTGAAAAGCTGCAGGAGGAGTTCAACGAGTTTTTGCAGATGTGCAGGTCCAGCCCGCTGGCAGCGGCGCCTGTCGAATCCAACCAGCAGCATTATGAAGTGCCCACCGAGTTCTTTCGCTGGGTGCTCGGAAAACACCGCAAATACAGCAGTTGTTTCTGGAATGCCTCCACAACAACACTGGATGAAGCCGAGGCGCTGGCCTTGCAGATCACTTGTGAACGGGCCGAACTGGCAGATGGGCAGTCGATCCTGGAACTTGGCTGCGGCTGGGGTTCGCTGTCACTATGGATGGCTGAACATTATCCACGCAGCCAGATTACTGTTGTCTCGCATTCGCGAACTCAGAAAAAGTACATCGAGGAAACTGCCGAAGCGCGCGGGCTGACCAATCTGACTGTGATCTGCTCGGATATCAACGATCTTCGTCTGGATCAGAGCTTCGACCGCATTGTTTCGGTTGAGATGTTTGAGCATCTCCGCAACCATCAGCAACTGTTTCACCAGTTGTCGCATTGGTTGAACGAGGCTGGCAAGGTGTTTATCCATGTCTTCTGCCAGGCTCAACAGCCTGCGCTGTATGAAAGCCATGGGCCGAAAGACTGGATAACCGATTATTTCTTCACGGGCGGCATGATGCCAAGCGATCATCTGTTTGTGTACTATCAGGATGATCTGCGTCTGCTGCGCCACTGGCGATGGAGTGGCACGCATTACCAGCGCACCAGCGATGCCTGGCTGCAAAACCTCGATCAGCGTCATTCCGAGGTGATGCCGATTCTGGAACAGACTTATGGCCAGGCACAAGCCAGGTTGTGGCTGCAGCGGTGGCGCATGTTCTTCATGGCGTGTGCAGAAACGTTCGGCTACCAGTCGGGCAACCAGTGGTGGGTTGCTCATTATCTGTTTGAGAAACGGTAG
- a CDS encoding DUF1365 domain-containing protein: MGRILSGMKSSAKSLNSCIYRGVVQHARYQPHVHRFQYQLFMMYLDLDELDVVFRTQWAWSTRWPSLAWFRRRDHLGDPTRPLADCVRELVLMQTGIKVEGPIRLLTQLRYFGYVMNPVSYYYCYDDTGTELQAVVAEINNTPWGERHCYVIPQQTGTHFGETARISYEHAKDFHVSPFMPMELNYRWNFSMPGRELSVDVALLRESEKMFDARLLLQKKPITSTNLMQTLLRFPCMTASVITAIYWQALKLWLKKTPYYPHPKSEIERITPHGTSV; the protein is encoded by the coding sequence ATGGGCAGGATATTATCCGGTATGAAATCTTCCGCCAAGTCTCTGAACAGTTGCATTTACCGCGGCGTGGTTCAGCATGCCCGTTATCAGCCGCACGTACATCGCTTTCAGTATCAGTTGTTCATGATGTATCTGGACCTGGATGAACTGGACGTGGTATTCCGCACCCAGTGGGCCTGGTCGACGCGATGGCCTTCGCTGGCATGGTTTCGCCGTCGCGATCACCTGGGTGATCCGACTCGTCCCCTGGCCGATTGCGTGCGGGAACTGGTACTGATGCAGACCGGCATCAAGGTAGAAGGCCCGATCCGCCTGCTAACCCAACTGCGGTATTTTGGTTATGTGATGAACCCGGTGAGTTACTACTACTGCTATGATGATACAGGTACGGAACTGCAGGCAGTGGTAGCGGAAATCAACAATACACCCTGGGGCGAACGACACTGCTATGTCATTCCGCAGCAGACAGGTACCCATTTCGGAGAAACAGCACGTATCAGCTATGAGCATGCGAAGGATTTTCATGTTTCCCCCTTTATGCCGATGGAGCTGAATTACCGCTGGAATTTTTCAATGCCCGGCCGGGAACTGTCGGTTGATGTCGCTCTGCTGCGTGAAAGCGAAAAAATGTTTGATGCCAGGCTTTTGCTGCAGAAGAAGCCAATTACTTCGACTAACCTTATGCAGACCCTGCTGCGGTTCCCGTGCATGACAGCATCTGTTATTACCGCTATCTACTGGCAGGCGCTCAAGTTGTGGCTGAAAAAGACGCCTTATTATCCACATCCAAAAAGTGAAATAGAGCGAATCACACCCCATGGGACATCGGTATAA
- a CDS encoding FAD-dependent oxidoreductase — translation MRLAIIGSGISGLVCAYRLHQQHHVTLFEANDYIGGHTHTIKTPAGHEVDTGFIVFNRENYPHFCRLLDELGVTSQPTSMSFSGRCDATGLEYSTASVNDLFAQRRNLVKPAFYQMLRDILRFNRQVATLGNTLSQQVTVREFLESQRYSRSFTRNFLYPISVALWSCPQETIDRFPMRFILEFYLHHGMHKLLGQPGWHVIQGGSHQYVKKLIQPFANQIRVSCPVQSVRRLAHEVRIQSRAGSEVFDEVIFACHSDQALRILGNDARPVERELLGAFPYTSNAVTLHTDTSVLPRNRRAWASWNASIDATPAPCARVTYHMNRLQGLKTSEQYCVSLNQDEKIDQKKMITRLHYDHPQFNLQRSEAQSRHREVIRQHRTSFCGAYWGNGFHEAGVVSALTVCEAFAGHEVPVQTIMPVSSRETEGAWAGYYPV, via the coding sequence TTGCGACTTGCGATAATTGGATCGGGAATTTCGGGGCTTGTCTGTGCCTATCGATTGCATCAGCAACACCATGTCACCCTCTTTGAAGCAAATGATTACATCGGCGGGCATACGCACACGATCAAGACGCCTGCAGGGCATGAGGTGGATACGGGGTTCATCGTGTTCAACCGGGAGAATTATCCCCATTTCTGCAGATTGCTTGACGAACTCGGCGTTACGAGCCAGCCTACTTCAATGAGTTTCAGCGGACGCTGTGATGCAACCGGGCTGGAATACAGCACGGCATCAGTCAATGATCTGTTTGCCCAGCGCAGGAATCTGGTGAAACCGGCGTTTTACCAGATGCTGCGTGATATCCTCCGCTTCAATCGACAGGTTGCCACCCTGGGAAATACCCTGAGTCAGCAGGTGACGGTTCGCGAGTTTCTTGAAAGCCAGCGTTATTCCAGATCGTTCACACGGAATTTTCTCTATCCCATCAGTGTTGCTCTGTGGTCGTGTCCGCAGGAAACTATTGACCGGTTTCCCATGCGGTTCATACTGGAATTTTACCTGCACCACGGGATGCACAAGCTGCTGGGTCAGCCGGGCTGGCATGTCATTCAAGGTGGATCACATCAATATGTCAAGAAACTGATTCAGCCTTTTGCAAATCAGATACGTGTTTCCTGTCCGGTGCAGAGTGTCAGGCGGTTGGCTCATGAAGTTCGCATTCAGTCTCGTGCGGGCAGTGAAGTATTTGATGAAGTGATCTTTGCGTGTCATAGCGACCAGGCACTGCGGATTCTTGGGAACGATGCGAGGCCGGTGGAACGTGAGTTGCTCGGTGCATTCCCATATACTTCCAATGCAGTCACACTGCACACCGATACCAGCGTGCTGCCTCGCAACCGCCGGGCGTGGGCATCGTGGAATGCCAGCATTGATGCCACCCCTGCCCCGTGTGCACGGGTGACGTACCATATGAACCGGCTGCAGGGCCTGAAAACCAGCGAGCAGTATTGCGTTTCTCTCAATCAGGATGAGAAAATTGATCAGAAGAAGATGATTACCCGATTGCATTACGATCACCCGCAGTTTAACCTGCAACGGAGCGAGGCCCAGAGTCGGCATCGCGAGGTGATCCGGCAACACCGGACCTCTTTCTGCGGAGCTTACTGGGGCAACGGTTTTCACGAAGCGGGTGTGGTCAGCGCCCTGACTGTATGTGAAGCGTTTGCAGGTCATGAAGTTCCTGTGCAGACGATCATGCCGGTTTCCAGCAGAGAAACTGAAGGGGCATGGGCAGGATATTATCCGGTATGA